ACCGGCATACCCTTCCAGCATTTGTTTAGGGCCGCTTTGGTCGCGGCCTTTCCGGTAATCAAACAGCGTCAACTTATCACACGGGGCATTATATATCCATACATAGCCTTGATGGATCCCATTTTTATGGTCTCTATCAAGCACTTTCAACGGCGTCTCATCCAACTGTAAATACTTTTGATTCAGAACCAGGAGTTTTAAAAGCTCCCATAAAGGGGTCAGGTGCTGCCAGCCTTTCATGATCCAGTCAGAGGCTGTGGATGCAGGAACATTTACTCCTAACCGTCTGTACTTGTCAATCTGCCGGTGAAGCGGAAGACCGAAAACATATTTATCCACCACCATTTGAGCAATAACTGCTTCGGAAGGAATGCCTTTTTCGATCACACGGTCGGGAAGTGATGCCGTTATGATGCCTTCACCATTAGCACGGGCATATTTGTAACGGATATAACGCTTTACACGGTCCGTCGTACGGTAGAACTCAGCAGGAATCAGATCCAAAACCTCTGTGACTTCTTCTCCAATTACAGTGCAGCCGGTAACGTCTTCGGTAGGTTCAATAATGATGATCTCACGGCGCAGATTCTCAGGAAGTATCATTCTTCCAGTCCCCTTTTCGCGTTTTTTAGCAGGAGCTTTTTCTTTCACAATGTCAGCCGCTTGCTGTGAAAGTTCTTCTTGCTGCTGCTGACTTGTTCCCAGCTCAAAGAGATCAATCTGGTTTACGTCCGTGTGTACGCTGGCCAATTTCTCATTCTTTTTTCCGAATATATACCGCTTATATTTATCAAGCTCAAAGTTCAGCGCCTGGATTTGTTCATCCTTTTCAGCGACTA
The nucleotide sequence above comes from Dyadobacter subterraneus. Encoded proteins:
- a CDS encoding IS66 family transposase, which encodes MKDAATDYKLLYEQALAAHQKVVAEKDEQIQALNFELDKYKRYIFGKKNEKLASVHTDVNQIDLFELGTSQQQQEELSQQAADIVKEKAPAKKREKGTGRMILPENLRREIIIIEPTEDVTGCTVIGEEVTEVLDLIPAEFYRTTDRVKRYIRYKYARANGEGIITASLPDRVIEKGIPSEAVIAQMVVDKYVFGLPLHRQIDKYRRLGVNVPASTASDWIMKGWQHLTPLWELLKLLVLNQKYLQLDETPLKVLDRDHKNGIHQGYVWIYNAPCDKLTLFDYRKGRDQSGPKQMLEGYAGILQVDGYSVYEKLFGDHPDCYQTTGRSSEISKINPELLLPN